ACATCCATTTTCCCCGCGCCGGCTATCGCGTCGGCAAGGCCTGAAGGAGCGCCCCATGGAAGACCGCATCAAGGTGGAGCTGAAGGACGGCGTGGCCGATGTCCGCCTGGTCCGCACCGACAAGATGAACGCCCTCGACGACGCCATGTTCTCAGCCCTGATCGAGACCGGCGAGGCGCTGAAGACCCGGCCCGGCGTCCGGGCCATCGTGCTCTCGGGCGAGGGCCGGGCGTTCTGCGCCGGGCTCGACATGGGCAATTTCGGCAAGATGGCCTCCGGCGAGCGATCGGGCGGCCAGTCGTCCACCGGCGAGACCCTGGTCACGACCAAGCGCACCCCCGGCGGATCCAACCGCGCCCAGCACGCGGTGATGGTCTGGCGCGAACAGACCGTGCCGGTGATCGCCGCGATCCACGGGGTGGCTTTCGGCGGCGGGTTCCAGCTGGCGCTCGGCGCCGACATCCGCTTCGTCACCGCCGACACCCGCATGTCGGTCATGGAGATCAAGTGGGGCCTGGTGCCCGACATGGCCGGCCTGGTGCTGATGAAGCG
This genomic stretch from Phenylobacterium sp. LH3H17 harbors:
- a CDS encoding crotonase/enoyl-CoA hydratase family protein, coding for MEDRIKVELKDGVADVRLVRTDKMNALDDAMFSALIETGEALKTRPGVRAIVLSGEGRAFCAGLDMGNFGKMASGERSGGQSSTGETLVTTKRTPGGSNRAQHAVMVWREQTVPVIAAIHGVAFGGGFQLALGADIRFVTADTRMSVMEIKWGLVPDMAGLVLMKRLVRDDVARELTYTGRQFNGEEALRMGFATRVCADPYAEALALAADIAAKNPHAIRAAKRLLDMAPDADQHAILLAESQEQTALIGSPNQVEAVMSNMQKRAAVYAD